GTCATCAAGTGTTTCTGCTTTGATGGAGTGCAGACTCATAGGCACAGATGGACCACCAGGGTTCTCTGGCTCTGCTTGATACTCCATCTTCAGAACTCCGTTAGGTGCCCTCGTCATATCAGGCCACACAGATAATACAGTATTCCTCTGTATCAGCTCCTCCAGTTGCTCTGCACTAAACACAAGCTTATCCTCATTCAATTTAAAAGCCCGATTGGTCAATTTGTGGCAATTCAAATAGTGACGTCGCATACTACGTATCAATTTGACTACAGAATCACAACCCTGCACCATGCATGGATACGCTTCACGTTGACAGCGATCTTGGCACATCTGCAAGGCCTCCTCATGGGAACGGAAGACCATATCTTCAAACTTGTGTTTTGATTTGGACTCTACAATACTTTGGTCAACATTCAACATCTCACCATCATCTTCATCATGCTCTTCACTAGTTTCTTCAGCCTTAACATCTTCGGGAGACTTTGGGCAGCGTCTCAGAGATTGCCTGAGAGGTAGTTTGGTTGCATCTTTTTGTGGCGTAGAGGATGGGAAGATAAACTTTTTTTGGCAACCAGTGACTGAAGTGTCGTGAGTATTCTGGAGACGCAATACAAGTGAATCATAGTAATTGAGGTGGCTAGAGAGTACATGTTTTTTCAGACTACTGCTTTGGGTGAACACTTGTGTACAGCCCTCATACTTGCAGTACATGGTCGCCTGGTAAGGATAACTCTTTCTGTGATGCTTTAGGCTACGGTTCACCTGGTAAGGATGCTCACTCTCCAAGTGACGCACCAAGCTACTGTTCAGGAGGTAAGAGGCATTACAGTTGGCGTAGCTGCACCTAAACTTCTGTAAAGCTGGGTCTTCTGAAAGCATGGAAGGATGTCCCATCACCTGTGAATGATGCTTCTTCTTGTGGCGATAAAGACTGTAGGTGTGACAGAAAAGCATCCCACAGTCCTTGTGCTTGCACATATAAATGCTGCCCCTGCCCCTTTGCATATCTCCATCCTCACTTTCCTCTTCAAAGTGATCCTGCACAGAAGATGGAGCGTGACTCCATTTCTTACTCTTGTCTCCAGACTTAGCAAATTGTACAATGTTTTGTCGCCTccacattattttctttttttggtaCTTCTGCTGCCAGGAAGGGTGTTGCCAGGTGAGGGTCTGAGACTTTTGTATGAGGGAGACTGTGGGCTTGGTGGGTTCTGGGGGTTTACCCTGAACCCACTTTTTAGACCAGCTCATTTTCTCCACAACTGCCTCGCTAAGTCTATGAGTCTGAAGATAATGAACCCTCAAGTCTGTCTTCTCTCTATGGCATTTGAAGCAGAGGTGGCACTTAAATGTCAGTGACTTGAGGATCTTCATTCCTTTCACCTTCTCCTCTGAGAAATGATGCTTGTTCATGTAGTGGCGCCTTAGGGTAGTGCTAATCACACATCTAAAATTGCAGCCATTATGCTCACATAAGTATGGTTTAGTAGAAGCTTGCAAAACATAAGGGCTGATCTGGTCTGACTCTAAGTGTTGCTCTGAGGGTAGACTGTGGGCTACTGATGGTTCAACGTTTGATGTCAATTTCCTCCTCTCACCAACAGCGGGTGGATCTCTCTTTTGCAATAACACAACTGGGGACCTGGTGCCAACACCCTGATGGCAGGATATATTTAATGTGGTGGACCCTGACATTGGGTGGAAGGGCTCACTAAATCCATTTGTAGAGTTGGAGGGAGTCAGACTAAGCTGGCTAAGCCCAATCAAAATCTCTCTCAAATGGTCATTATCATTGGCAAGGCATGATGGAGATGTTGTGGTGTTCTTAATAAGGGAAGGGCAAGCATTTCCCTGGCTTGATCCCTTCATTAGCAGACAAGCTGCATGTTCATTCTGGTCATCATTGTCCTGCTCTGTTTTGACCTTTAGACCTTTAGATTTCAAGCCCTTTCCTTTGTCAAGATTGAGTTCCTTATTCTCTGCCTTGAAATGCTCTCGATGAATACACCTCAGGTGCTTGCGAACATCTCTGGCTTTGGAGAAGGTCAATCCACACCTCTCAAAACCACAAGTGAACTTTTTTCCATCAAAGCACACAGCAACCGATGTCATTGTGCCTTTGGGCTCCTTGCAGCTCGACACATGTGACGCACTGCATGTATAGGAAGTAGCATCGTTTCCCCCACTGACTACCTCCTCCAGTACAGTCTTTGTTTCACAATACTTTTTGGGGCTGGCTATGTCCTCAGTTATGGAATCAAGATGTTTTATTTTGGCCTTCCTCTGTGCCTCAAAGTCTTCCTCGGAGAAGGTAATGCCGTGTGTGGCTAAATGCCTGCTGAATTCTTTTTTAGAAAAGTAGAACTTTTTGCATTCAAGGCTTGTGCAGCTGTATGCAGCATCACGAAAGTGCTGTGCTTCATGGTGGTATACCTGCCCCAAGTCAGAGAAAGAAAGACTACATCCTTTGAGCTCACACTGGTAGCTAAGTTGATTGCCATGGCTATGCTTATGTGCAACAAGCTTATTGGAGGTGCTGAAACGAGCACCACAACCTGTGACCATACAAATGTAAGGCAAGTCACCGTAGTGCAAACGCTGATGTCTTCGGTGGTGATAGGCAGACATGAAGTGGCGCCGGCAGTAAGTGCACTTTTCCCTACGGTCTTTCatttcaaaataatgtttcaCGTTCTGGTCCCCGACGTGGTGTTCTGATTTTAAATGCACACCCAAGTACTTGGAATGCTTAAAAGTCTTTGTACAGTGAGTGGCAGGGCATGTATATATGTCATGATTCCGCAATTCAAAATGAAAGTTAATGTAATCAAATGTGACGTTATCTTCATGTCCAGGGTTCCTGGGGGCAGATGAAGCTCGTTCTAAAATGTGCTCCAAAACATCAGGATCACGTGTGGATTGGTAGTACAGCATTAAGGATGGATCAAGAGCAATCTCAACAGTCTCCAAGTCATCCTCCTCCATTTCTTTATCCCAATCAATCCTCTTTTTGTCCTTTTTCTTTTGCCGAGTGCTTCTGGGTAGCATTCGAATGTGTAGTTTAGTATGTGGGATAAAATATTTTCTGCTCTTAAACGTCTTCAGGCAGACAGGGCAGGTGAAAACACCGTTTTTTTCATGCCTCTTAGAGTGAAGAAGGATTCGCGTTTCAGTAACACTTTTCTTACAAATCTTGCAGAAGAACTTGTATTTCTTCTGAAGTGAGCCCTGTTCAGCATCTGGCTTCAAAAGTGGTTTACTGTCCCTCTCATTTCCCTCATCTTTATTATGACCATCAATGCCAACAATTGTCCCATTTAAGTATTCTCTTGGCATATCAACAAaccccctctccacctcctcctttaCATCCTGCCCAAGACTAATCTCCTGCCCCCCctcatcctcatcttcctctgGCTCAAGCCCCAGCAGCCTGATGCACTGATGCTTGAGTGTTTTCCAGTCCCAGAACTCAGGGTCGAAAGGCCAGTGGGCTTTAAGTGCCAGGAGCAGTTCACACCGCAGAGAGTTGGGGATGATGGCATTTTCCTGGTCATACTTCTGATCGGTCCGCAGAGAGAGCTCTTCAAGGGAGCTGAAGGCCACATGAGAGAGGCCTAAAAGAAACTCTGTCAGCTGGCAAGCACGCAACACCTCAAGATCGTCTGGTAGGAGGCAGGCTACAGTCTTGCACACAGAAATCCTTGTCTCTGTGTCCTCTTGGTCTGGGAGCTGTAGTGCTTTAACACATAACTCCACAGACGAAGCTAGACCTAGCACCTCTGCCTGTAGAAGAAATGGGGGAAATCAGTGGCCTACAAATGTAGATTTCTTTTCAAAACGAATATTTCACTAAAATAACTATTCAAAACTGCTTAACAATTTATTGCAAAATCAGAGGGAGAAAAAGCGGTATTTTTCTACCTCTGTCCGAATGACGTGCACAAGGAAGAGCAGATGGTAAACGGTCTTAGCAATGGCACCTAGCTGCAGGCAACGCTCCAGCAGTGATTCCAAAGATGGGTCAATCCTTCTCTGCAGCTTACTCCACAACAGTGTGAGCTCCCTAAAAATGAACCGCATAGAGAAATATACATGAGAAAGACCCCAAAACTAcatatcagcccagaactaaaaTTGGAATAAAAGATTATTCAGGGTCCCTCTGCAAATAAGATCATTCATGTGCATAACATACATTCACTTCAATTTATCCATATGCTTCCCAAGATTTGACATTGACTACTAAAAACACACCAGGAGCAGTACAGGCTTTGTTGCTGCAGCTGTTGAGTTAGGAAGGTGGTACACAGGATGAAGGCTGTGttttcctccccctctgtctccaaACTGCATGTAATATCCAGCACATCCTTACAGTCCAGTCTAGATATCTGTGGGATAAATAATAAAGGCCAAATCATGCAAAGAACTACAGTTTTGTGGACCATATCACTTACATCTCAAGGGCGAATGAGTTCATACTCTACTTGTGAAGATTGCCCAACACACAACTGTCAGATTCACTATGCCATCACATTTTCTTTCATAACAGCTTTCTCTGAACGCTATTTAAATAGCAGTATAAATAACAGAACTGAGCTGAGCTAAAAGACAAATGATGCTGTTctcacaacaacacactgacagACCTCCATGATGGCCTCCTCCCCGGGCAGCAggtggcagaggagagagacgtaGGTCTGCCGGAAGGTGGTTTGGTTGGAGACAAGGTGGCATTCGGCACAGGACTTAGCCAGCACAACAGCCTTCGCCACCTCCCCCACTTTCTCCAGGTGTTTGACCCGCATCTCCATGAAGCCCTCCCCCTCCAAGGCGATGTACGCCTCAACTGAAGGAGAAGGACAGAGCAGCAGTAGCTGGATGACTAATACCAATACTTCAAAATCACAAGATTCGCCTTATTAGTCACTGCTGCTTCTTTGTGCATCATTACCATGTCAATGCAGTAAGGTGGTGATACTGACCTTCCTCTATGTTTGTGGGGCGACCGGTGAGAAGGGCGCTTAGGACAGGGTTACTCCACGCTCCCCCCTCTCCTGTGATCTGGAGCAAGGCTTGCAGGTCTGTGCTCCCATACTCCAACAAGGCATCATGGGCCACCTGCAAAACCcgtgagaacacacacaaagaaaggGTTTGGGCCACAAATGTCCCTTAAGGTAAGAGATGGCATGGTAAAGTTGTTAATGAGGGACAGCCCTCATATCAAGAATTGGATTGGATATAAAATCACTTCCTCCACTTCTCTCAATTCCCCTGCTAATGTGCTCTCATGCTTTCTCAACACATTTACTTTTTATCAAACAGACCCCATCCTTTACCTGAACAGAACGGTAAAATTGAACCCAGGCCTCATAAGGGATTTCATTTTCAGGCACAGATAGCAACAGTTCAAAACAGCTCCTGAAAGCAAAATAACAAAGACACAATGAGGGACAAGTGACAACTTGTGAAACTTCATGACACAATGTTATCGATTTCTAACATTCAACATTCAAAAAAATTAAGAAGACATGTCTAAAAAAAGGCGATGTATTGCAGCACACAGCAGAAAGTGTGGTGGTACTGCTCaggttttcaaaaaaaaatgATGTTGGTACAACCATAACAGTTTCAAACACATTATTACTCTTTGAGTTGACTCACAATGCTAGTCTCTTTAACACGAGGGCCACATTATCAGAGTCTGCGGTGAGGTGTGGCCTTGCAGCAGCAAAGCAGTTGATGGACAGGCAGTAGACCTCCAGAAGGGGAAGACCATGCTCCACAGAATTCCTGCTCCCAGCATAGTGCATCAGTGCCTGCAAAGACAGTCATGGAGGAaagaggtaaaaaataaataaaacacttcCAATGACAAACAGGCAGCTGGGTTAGTTATAAGAAAATCAACATAACGACTTAGCCAACAGCAACAGCTAGCTTTAACACCCAATTACCTTCCAATTAATGGTTCAGCAGCCATACTGAACCCAGTTTAGGGTTATCTTTTTTGTTACAATGGTCTCACAATCTTGCCAAAATAGAGGAAACAGCATAGCAAACTCTGATACTACAATTTATgtagaaaacaaaaaacagtctTAATTTCCGAATtatgtcagagaggaagaggcgaggcAAAGAGGATTAACCAAAATCGCGACAATACAGCGATAAGCATTTTGGGTGAACACTTGtggaaaaactaacaggtctgtgagagccggaattcttactggttggtaggtgatcaaatacttatgtcatgcaataaaatgcaaattaattacttaaaaatcatataatgtgattttctggatttttgttttagattccttctctcacagttgaagtgtacctatgacaaaaatgacagacctctacatgctttgtaagtaggaaaacctgcaaaatcggcagtgtatcaaatacttgttctccccactgtatatctttttttcacctttatttaaccaggtaggccagttgagaacaagttctcatttacaactgcgacctggccaagataaagcaaagcagtgcgacacaaacaacacaagagttacacatgggataaacaaatgtacagtcaataacacaataggaaaatctATATAGTGTGTATAAATGTAGATCTATAACAGatcatctatatacagtgtgtgc
This Salvelinus sp. IW2-2015 unplaced genomic scaffold, ASM291031v2 Un_scaffold83, whole genome shotgun sequence DNA region includes the following protein-coding sequences:
- the LOC112068090 gene encoding zinc finger protein Rlf-like, producing MADSYVEPAPDWSNRLSNTAEDAFVAMEGLLTTLRALEATLWQQDISEISSTEYCDNFCQALMHYAGSRNSVEHGLPLLEVYCLSINCFAAARPHLTADSDNVALVLKRLALSCFELLLSVPENEIPYEAWVQFYRSVQVAHDALLEYGSTDLQALLQITGEGGAWSNPVLSALLTGRPTNIEEVEAYIALEGEGFMEMRVKHLEKVGEVAKAVVLAKSCAECHLVSNQTTFRQTYVSLLCHLLPGEEAIMEISRLDCKDVLDITCSLETEGEENTAFILCTTFLTQQLQQQSLYCSWELTLLWSKLQRRIDPSLESLLERCLQLGAIAKTVYHLLFLVHVIRTEAEVLGLASSVELCVKALQLPDQEDTETRISVCKTVACLLPDDLEVLRACQLTEFLLGLSHVAFSSLEELSLRTDQKYDQENAIIPNSLRCELLLALKAHWPFDPEFWDWKTLKHQCIRLLGLEPEEDEDEGGQEISLGQDVKEEVERGFVDMPREYLNGTIVGIDGHNKDEGNERDSKPLLKPDAEQGSLQKKYKFFCKICKKSVTETRILLHSKRHEKNGVFTCPVCLKTFKSRKYFIPHTKLHIRMLPRSTRQKKKDKKRIDWDKEMEEDDLETVEIALDPSLMLYYQSTRDPDVLEHILERASSAPRNPGHEDNVTFDYINFHFELRNHDIYTCPATHCTKTFKHSKYLGVHLKSEHHVGDQNVKHYFEMKDRREKCTYCRRHFMSAYHHRRHQRLHYGDLPYICMVTGCGARFSTSNKLVAHKHSHGNQLSYQCELKGCSLSFSDLGQVYHHEAQHFRDAAYSCTSLECKKFYFSKKEFSRHLATHGITFSEEDFEAQRKAKIKHLDSITEDIASPKKYCETKTVLEEVVSGGNDATSYTCSASHVSSCKEPKGTMTSVAVCFDGKKFTCGFERCGLTFSKARDVRKHLRCIHREHFKAENKELNLDKGKGLKSKGLKVKTEQDNDDQNEHAACLLMKGSSQGNACPSLIKNTTTSPSCLANDNDHLREILIGLSQLSLTPSNSTNGFSEPFHPMSGSTTLNISCHQGVGTRSPVVLLQKRDPPAVGERRKLTSNVEPSVAHSLPSEQHLESDQISPYVLQASTKPYLCEHNGCNFRCVISTTLRRHYMNKHHFSEEKVKGMKILKSLTFKCHLCFKCHREKTDLRVHYLQTHRLSEAVVEKMSWSKKWVQGKPPEPTKPTVSLIQKSQTLTWQHPSWQQKYQKKKIMWRRQNIVQFAKSGDKSKKWSHAPSSVQDHFEEESEDGDMQRGRGSIYMCKHKDCGMLFCHTYSLYRHKKKHHSQVMGHPSMLSEDPALQKFRCSYANCNASYLLNSSLVRHLESEHPYQVNRSLKHHRKSYPYQATMYCKYEGCTQVFTQSSSLKKHVLSSHLNYYDSLVLRLQNTHDTSVTGCQKKFIFPSSTPQKDATKLPLRQSLRRCPKSPEDVKAEETSEEHDEDDGEMLNVDQSIVESKSKHKFEDMVFRSHEEALQMCQDRCQREAYPCMVQGCDSVVKLIRSMRRHYLNCHKLTNRAFKLNEDKLVFSAEQLEELIQRNTVLSVWPDMTRAPNGVLKMEYQAEPENPGGPSVPMSLHSIKAETLDDYDPLGFKEEPPAERNVLVGADDLLYGEPCGHTEDSATQNSHSQEARPRRRSSNPPALDLSPPSSLRFSVDESFLDSSGKDGGKPTNISVPLPSPQARQPLKRKNELPEHPPISKDPLPQSPPPRTFDLATYKPMGFESSFLKFIQENSKDKDAERPRASHCNNPRPDPPVVSARWWDSYRRSCSVKENSQVGITTTCSRRAHSSPLKPLPRTGEYTSVQNLHIILEKALTGCGDLAIKQLQHLRPVVVLERPRFFTALLDLFPTKTNDKLLLEGL